The following proteins come from a genomic window of Macadamia integrifolia cultivar HAES 741 chromosome 14, SCU_Mint_v3, whole genome shotgun sequence:
- the LOC122061309 gene encoding protein-ribulosamine 3-kinase, chloroplastic, translating into MVPQVGALSFTSCFPSTRLHRRLPSSRRHPNKPFTMAAKSDDPVREWILTEGKATEIKRISPIGGGCINLATRYDTDAGSFFVKTNRSIGPSMFEGEALGLRAMYETKTIRVPQPFKVGALPQGGSYIIMEFVEFGSSRGEQSLLGRKLAEMHKAGKPAEGFGFPVENTIGSTPQINTWSSDWIEFYAEHRLGYQLKLARKQYGDSTILEKGQRLMKNMGQLFEGVVIEPCLLHGDLWSGNISSDKNGEPVILDPACYYGHNEAEFGMSWCAGFGASFYNSYFEVMPKQPGFEKRRDLYMLYHYLNHYNLFGSGYRSSAMSIIDDYLRILKS; encoded by the exons ATGGTGCCACAGGTGGGAGCCCTCTCCTTCACTTCTTGTTTCCCTTCAACTCGTCTTCATCGTCGTCTCCCTTCCAGCAGACGCCACCCCAATAAACCATTTACCA TGGCAGCGAAAAGTGATGATCCAGTCCGTGAATGGATTCTTACAGAAGGAAAAGCAACGGAAATTAAAAGGATCAGTCCCATCGGCGGTGGATGCATCAATCTTGCTACCCGATATGACACTGATGCTGGTTCCTTTTTTGTTAAGACAAACAG GAGTATTGGGCCATCAATGTTTGAGGGAGAAGCTCTTGGTTTAAGGGCTATGTATGAAACCAAAACAATCCGTGTGCCTCAGCCATTTAAG GTTGGAGCATTACCACAAGGCGGTTCCTATATCATTATGGAATTCGTTGAATTTGGTTCATCCAGAGGCGAGCAG TCACTTTTAGGAAGAAAGCTTGCTGAAATGCATAAAGCTGGGAAACCTGCTGAGGGATTTGGTTTTCCTGTGGAGAATACCATTGGCAG CACTCCACAGATAAACACTTGGTCATCGGATTGGATTGAGTTTTATGCAGAGCATAGATTGGGTTATCAGCTAAAGTTGGCACGAAAACAATATGGTGACTCCACCATTCTTGAAAAAG GCCAAAGACTGATGAAGAATATGGGACAGTTGTTCGAAGGTGTTGTAATTGAACCTTGCTTGCTTCATGGTGACTTATGGAGTGGGAATATCAGCTCTGACAAGAATGGCGAGCCTGTTATACTAGACCCAGCATGTTATT ATGGACATAATGAGGCAGAATTCGGAATGTCATGGTGTGCTGGGTTTGGAGCATCTTTCTACAATTCCTATTTCGAG GTGATGCCTAAGCAGCCAGGATTTGAGAAAAGGAGAGACCTTTATATGTTGTATCATTATTTGAACCATTACAATTTATTCGGTTCGGGTTACCGATCATCTGCCATGTCTATAATAGATGACTATCTCCggattttaaaatcataa